A stretch of the Teretinema zuelzerae genome encodes the following:
- a CDS encoding tetratricopeptide repeat protein, with product MITDSVHGTLPQVCEVLKTGELEQAHRDIRELLQHELENEDVIYTLTGINFWTDKLKKAQNASTAFEKGEFLVSQWKPFSLFMSKQGREREPVLYALKQCAFRIALGFYQSLYREDVNSQDPELYRKIGLCYKALGDYEQALKLLEQAHDGTKDSPAILAELADCYALCGESRLSKVLFREAFFQGASQVELCFLESEVIKRLEAQVHALGYSGAELAEWIPVYGVLYGIFNIKRELRALEFGKLKQSIFALENEIRDAAAGNRSVLIPRLINQYFWLIDHYVNVEDEKSRINEVLLKIKLLDTDVYNKYTM from the coding sequence ATGATAACAGATTCTGTTCATGGAACATTGCCCCAGGTCTGCGAAGTACTCAAAACGGGAGAGCTTGAACAGGCGCATAGGGATATTAGAGAGTTATTACAACATGAACTTGAGAACGAAGACGTTATCTATACGCTAACCGGCATCAATTTCTGGACTGATAAGCTGAAAAAAGCACAGAACGCATCAACGGCCTTTGAGAAAGGAGAGTTTCTTGTATCGCAATGGAAACCATTCTCCCTGTTTATGTCGAAGCAAGGCCGGGAGAGAGAGCCTGTACTCTATGCGCTCAAGCAGTGTGCATTCAGAATAGCGCTCGGTTTCTACCAATCCCTGTACAGGGAGGATGTTAACTCTCAGGATCCGGAATTATATAGAAAGATAGGTTTGTGTTATAAAGCTTTAGGAGATTATGAACAAGCGCTGAAGCTGCTTGAACAGGCGCACGACGGCACGAAGGATTCACCGGCGATTCTTGCCGAACTGGCCGACTGTTATGCGTTGTGCGGCGAATCCAGACTTTCGAAGGTTCTTTTCAGGGAAGCTTTTTTTCAGGGAGCGTCTCAAGTTGAACTGTGTTTCCTTGAGTCGGAAGTAATAAAAAGACTTGAAGCCCAGGTTCATGCTTTGGGATATTCAGGGGCAGAATTAGCCGAATGGATCCCGGTATACGGGGTTTTATACGGTATTTTCAATATAAAAAGGGAATTACGGGCGCTTGAGTTCGGGAAACTCAAACAGTCGATATTCGCTCTTGAGAATGAAATTCGGGATGCTGCTGCAGGGAATCGTTCAGTACTGATACCGCGGCTCATCAATCAGTATTTTTGGCTTATCGACCATTACGTTAACGTAGAGGATGAAAAGTCGAGAATTAATGAAGTACTACTTAAAATCAAAT
- the rpe gene encoding ribulose-phosphate 3-epimerase codes for MNKEYILAPSVLSADFSALGDALQFIEQKGGDWVHIDVMDGHFVPNLTFGPPVIAALRKRTSLPFDVHLMTSNPAEHFDSYIEAGADYLTFHIEAEIHAHRLISRIHEAGRKAGISLVPSTPVSSLKELLPLVDLILVMTVDPGFGGQSLIPSCLEKVRELKKLKQENDFSYIVSVDGGVNSRTLDSALSAGSDVIVTGSAFFSGNFPV; via the coding sequence ATGAATAAAGAATACATCCTTGCCCCTTCGGTTTTAAGCGCTGACTTCTCCGCGTTGGGAGACGCGCTTCAGTTTATTGAACAAAAAGGCGGCGATTGGGTACATATCGATGTAATGGACGGACATTTCGTGCCGAATTTGACCTTCGGACCGCCGGTAATCGCGGCTTTGCGCAAACGAACATCGTTGCCCTTCGATGTCCATCTTATGACCTCAAATCCTGCGGAACATTTCGACTCATACATTGAAGCCGGAGCCGATTATCTTACATTTCATATCGAAGCCGAAATTCACGCCCATCGCCTTATTTCCCGCATTCATGAGGCGGGCAGGAAAGCCGGCATATCTCTAGTTCCGTCGACTCCTGTTTCAAGCCTGAAAGAGCTGCTGCCCCTTGTCGATTTAATACTCGTCATGACTGTGGACCCCGGCTTCGGAGGACAGAGCCTGATTCCGTCATGTCTTGAGAAAGTGAGAGAGCTGAAAAAGTTAAAGCAGGAAAACGATTTTTCGTATATAGTATCTGTGGACGGCGGTGTGAACTCACGCACCCTGGATTCCGCCTTGTCTGCCGGTTCTGATGTGATTGTTACCGGATCGGCTTTTTTCTCCGGAAATTTTCCGGTTTGA